The proteins below are encoded in one region of Brevinematales bacterium:
- a CDS encoding regulatory protein RecX — MKPGVEATIKRIERFLKFRPRTEKEIRFKLKGLKVPQSDIDESIIFLDSEGYINDTAFGYDWAESRIRSRKIGRNKLKNELKIKGISSEVIEDILRSAYTENDETELAVEFIGRKFRSGYSRDDFPRMKAMLSRNGYSFTIIDQVIGRLKTLLDEGEHYGEDNGS; from the coding sequence ATGAAACCTGGGGTGGAAGCAACAATCAAGCGGATCGAGCGTTTCCTGAAATTTCGGCCCAGAACCGAAAAAGAAATCCGTTTCAAGCTGAAGGGACTGAAAGTACCCCAAAGCGATATTGACGAATCAATAATATTTCTGGATTCAGAGGGTTATATTAACGATACCGCATTCGGGTATGATTGGGCGGAAAGCAGGATACGTTCCAGAAAAATCGGCAGGAACAAGCTAAAAAATGAGTTGAAAATTAAAGGGATTTCCTCTGAAGTAATCGAAGATATCCTCCGCTCTGCTTATACCGAGAACGACGAGACTGAATTGGCGGTCGAGTTTATCGGGCGGAAATTTCGAAGCGGATACAGCAGGGACGATTTCCCGCGAATGAAGGCGATGCTTTCCCGTAACGGGTACTCATTTACTATCATCGATCAGGTCATCGGAAGATTAAAAACACTACTGGACGAGGGAGAACACTACGGAGAAGACAATGGAAGTTAG
- a CDS encoding elongation factor G, giving the protein MGKIYEPKMIRNISISGAPNVGKTTLAESMLFSSGVIKEMGSVDRGNTVMDFDEEEISKKMSLRTSLAYTEWKGIKVNILDTPGIPDLVSDVRSAFRVTEGIVFVVSATEGITIDTEKDWHFADDYKIARLVFINKMDAEGAEFFTLADSLKAKFRKPVIPIQLPIGSGKDFKGIVDMVKMKAYYFEGSKITEAPIPPEMNDRVAQYKEILFDAVAETDDTLIEKYLNGEELSPDEVETGLKSCTMNNKVIPILCGSAINTLGIPTLLDTVISFLPSPLYIGEIIGESPDHPGEQIKRHPDMNEPFCGFIFKTRIDPFAGKISYCRIRSGVIKPGDEIINVNARTKEKVAHLFMVNGKQFKEAEKLEAGDIAVFTKIDSLHTGNTVSEPHKTLLLEEVRLPKSSYFVAIHSNDRKSEDKLSEVFAAVSEEDVTFKKEFNDITKEMVVSCIGETQARIIFDTIKHKHGLIFETRPPRVAYKEALSQKTEAQYKHKKQSGGHGQYGEVYLRVEPLARDEGFQFTEDVFGGAVPKNYFPAVERGAMEACETGPVAGYPLVDVKVTLFDGSYHDVDSSDMAFRIAASHAMKEAFLTAKPVILEPIARAKVFVNEDDIGAVMNDIGTRRGKVHGMEKISEDTTVISVEAPYSELLVYSPILNSITSGRGRFEMEISHYDFLPEYEYDKAKKQAEEMKAEEESKKV; this is encoded by the coding sequence ATGGGTAAAATTTATGAACCCAAAATGATCCGTAATATTTCTATCTCCGGGGCGCCGAATGTGGGTAAGACCACGCTCGCCGAATCGATGCTGTTCTCATCCGGCGTTATCAAAGAAATGGGAAGCGTCGACCGCGGAAACACAGTAATGGATTTTGACGAGGAAGAAATTTCAAAGAAGATGTCCCTTCGTACATCGCTTGCATATACCGAATGGAAGGGCATTAAAGTAAATATTCTGGATACTCCCGGTATCCCCGATTTAGTCAGCGACGTCCGCAGCGCGTTCCGTGTCACGGAAGGCATCGTATTCGTCGTCAGCGCTACCGAGGGAATCACCATTGATACCGAGAAAGACTGGCATTTCGCGGACGATTACAAAATCGCACGTCTTGTTTTTATAAATAAAATGGACGCCGAGGGCGCGGAATTTTTCACATTGGCGGATTCGTTGAAGGCAAAATTCCGCAAGCCGGTTATACCTATCCAGCTTCCTATCGGATCGGGAAAGGACTTCAAGGGCATAGTCGACATGGTGAAGATGAAAGCCTATTATTTCGAGGGAAGCAAAATTACCGAAGCTCCGATACCCCCTGAAATGAATGATAGAGTAGCACAGTATAAGGAAATACTTTTTGACGCAGTTGCCGAGACCGACGATACCCTGATCGAGAAATACCTGAACGGTGAAGAACTATCGCCGGATGAAGTGGAAACCGGGTTAAAAAGCTGCACGATGAATAATAAGGTTATCCCGATACTCTGCGGGTCTGCCATCAATACCCTCGGTATCCCGACACTGCTTGATACGGTCATATCGTTCCTCCCGTCTCCGCTCTATATCGGTGAGATTATCGGAGAATCACCGGATCATCCCGGCGAGCAGATAAAACGGCATCCCGATATGAACGAACCGTTCTGCGGATTTATTTTCAAGACACGCATCGATCCGTTTGCCGGAAAGATTTCCTATTGCCGGATACGTTCTGGAGTGATCAAGCCAGGCGATGAAATTATCAATGTTAACGCGCGTACCAAAGAAAAGGTCGCTCATCTTTTTATGGTTAACGGGAAGCAGTTCAAGGAAGCGGAGAAGCTGGAAGCGGGCGATATCGCCGTATTTACAAAAATCGATTCCCTGCATACCGGGAATACGGTTTCCGAGCCCCATAAAACGCTGCTTTTAGAGGAAGTACGTCTCCCGAAATCTTCCTACTTTGTCGCTATCCATTCGAACGACCGGAAATCCGAGGACAAACTCTCTGAGGTATTCGCGGCGGTTTCCGAGGAAGATGTAACCTTCAAGAAAGAATTCAACGATATCACTAAGGAAATGGTCGTTTCGTGTATCGGCGAGACCCAGGCGAGAATCATATTTGATACTATCAAGCACAAGCACGGGTTGATTTTTGAAACACGCCCGCCTCGTGTTGCCTATAAAGAAGCGCTCAGCCAGAAAACCGAGGCACAGTATAAGCATAAAAAGCAGTCCGGCGGGCATGGGCAGTACGGGGAAGTTTATCTCCGCGTCGAACCGCTCGCCCGGGACGAGGGCTTCCAGTTTACCGAGGATGTGTTCGGGGGAGCTGTCCCTAAAAACTATTTCCCCGCGGTAGAAAGGGGCGCGATGGAAGCCTGCGAGACGGGGCCTGTCGCGGGATATCCCCTGGTTGACGTAAAGGTTACCTTATTCGACGGTTCCTACCATGACGTCGATTCGTCTGATATGGCGTTCAGGATCGCGGCGTCTCACGCGATGAAGGAAGCGTTCCTGACGGCGAAGCCCGTGATACTCGAACCTATCGCGAGAGCGAAGGTATTTGTGAACGAAGACGATATCGGGGCTGTGATGAACGATATCGGGACGCGCAGGGGTAAGGTTCACGGTATGGAGAAAATCTCCGAAGATACGACCGTCATCAGCGTGGAAGCCCCATATAGCGAATTGCTTGTCTATTCTCCTATCCTGAACAGTATCACGAGCGGCCGCGGACGTTTTGAAATGGAAATCTCCCATTATGATTTCCTGCCCGAATACGAGTACGATAAGGCAAAGAAACAAGCCGAAGAGATGAAAGCGGAAGAAGAGAGCAAAAAAGTATAA
- a CDS encoding transketolase → MDEQKRKEFEKELTTLRRDILLMLYEAKSGHPGGSLSAIDVIAYLFLNVMKYDPANPMWDERDRFILSKGHAAPALYVILARVGYFSPKLLKTLRKLGSPLQGHPDSRKLPGVESSTGSLGQGISIAGGIALAGKTDNKPYNVYTMLGDGEIQEGQVWEAMMAAAQFKLDNFCVIIDNNGLQIDGPVSLVMNVDPIADKLRAFNFATMEIDGHNPDEIEKAMEFFKSNKGKGVPTGIVSHTIKGKCISFMENKASWHGVAPTLEELEKALDELGCIESLEDWLSEGIAWER, encoded by the coding sequence ATGGATGAGCAAAAGCGGAAAGAGTTCGAAAAAGAACTGACCACCCTTCGCAGGGATATACTTCTCATGCTCTATGAGGCAAAAAGCGGCCATCCGGGCGGCTCCCTCTCCGCGATAGACGTCATCGCATACTTGTTCCTGAACGTGATGAAATACGACCCCGCGAACCCGATGTGGGATGAGCGCGACCGTTTCATACTCTCGAAAGGTCACGCCGCTCCCGCGTTATATGTCATCCTCGCCCGTGTAGGCTACTTCTCCCCGAAACTGCTGAAAACCCTGCGCAAGCTCGGCAGCCCGTTACAGGGTCACCCTGACAGCCGCAAGCTGCCCGGCGTGGAATCATCCACCGGATCGCTCGGTCAGGGTATTTCCATAGCGGGTGGTATCGCGCTCGCGGGTAAAACGGATAACAAGCCGTATAACGTATATACTATGCTCGGCGACGGAGAAATCCAGGAGGGGCAGGTCTGGGAAGCGATGATGGCGGCCGCCCAGTTCAAGCTCGACAACTTCTGCGTCATTATCGATAATAACGGTCTCCAGATCGACGGGCCGGTTTCGCTCGTGATGAACGTCGACCCTATCGCCGATAAGCTACGCGCGTTCAATTTCGCTACTATGGAAATAGACGGGCATAACCCCGACGAGATAGAAAAAGCGATGGAGTTCTTCAAATCCAATAAAGGAAAAGGCGTACCTACCGGAATAGTGTCGCATACCATCAAAGGAAAATGCATCTCGTTCATGGAGAATAAGGCTTCATGGCACGGCGTCGCGCCCACGCTGGAAGAACTCGAAAAAGCGCTGGACGAGCTCGGGTGTATCGAATCATTGGAGGATTGGCTTTCGGAGGGAATCGCATGGGAAAGGTAG
- a CDS encoding transketolase family protein, giving the protein MQATRDAYGKTLVELGTENHNIVVMDADLSASTRTELFAKKFPERFFNMGIAEANMIGYAAGMALSGKIVFVSTFAIFATLRPFEQIRNAVAAQNLNVKIAATHAGISVGEDGLSHQAIEDVAILRSLPNMHIFVPSDAVSAVKIVKEAARINGPVYIRMSRPKTPVIYDETYEFNAGQANILIDAPEARVAMFATGNMVYEALVCGKKLQSEGIPVIVVDVTSIKPINKELIVSIAKRTRLVVTLEEHTIIGGLGGAVCEILSEEYPSRVMRIGIN; this is encoded by the coding sequence ATGCAGGCCACGCGCGATGCATACGGGAAAACATTAGTCGAACTGGGCACTGAAAATCATAATATAGTGGTCATGGACGCCGACCTTTCCGCTTCCACCCGCACGGAACTTTTCGCGAAAAAATTCCCGGAACGTTTCTTCAATATGGGTATTGCGGAAGCGAATATGATCGGATACGCGGCGGGTATGGCGTTGAGCGGCAAGATCGTCTTCGTCAGCACGTTCGCCATTTTCGCGACGCTTCGCCCGTTCGAGCAGATTCGTAACGCGGTCGCCGCGCAGAACCTGAACGTGAAAATCGCCGCTACCCACGCGGGTATCTCGGTCGGCGAGGACGGACTATCCCACCAGGCTATCGAGGATGTGGCAATCCTCCGCTCGCTCCCGAATATGCATATTTTCGTTCCGTCCGACGCAGTATCGGCGGTGAAGATCGTCAAGGAGGCCGCGCGTATCAACGGGCCGGTCTATATCCGCATGAGCCGCCCGAAAACTCCCGTTATCTACGATGAGACTTACGAGTTTAACGCCGGGCAGGCGAATATCCTGATCGACGCGCCCGAAGCGCGGGTCGCGATGTTCGCGACAGGAAACATGGTCTACGAAGCTCTGGTATGCGGGAAAAAGCTCCAGAGCGAAGGGATACCGGTAATTGTAGTCGATGTGACATCCATCAAGCCTATCAATAAAGAACTGATTGTTTCCATCGCGAAACGCACCCGTCTCGTAGTCACCCTTGAGGAACATACTATCATCGGGGGCTTGGGAGGCGCGGTCTGCGAAATCCTGAGCGAGGAATACCCGTCCAGAGTGATGCGAATCGGTATCAACG